The Deltaproteobacteria bacterium DNA segment GGTTCGCGGTAACGGCGATGCTTCTTTCCCTGTCTCTTCTGTTGATGACGTTTGCTCCCACTCCCTGGTCAACGGTAACGAAGTTCGATATGCGAACCGGCGCGCCGTGCTTATTTCTGACTGTAAGGGCCAGTATGTCTTGGGGCTCGACCTTCAGGTTCTCATCGAGCTTCACGCGGACGTCGTAGCGCGTGCCACCCTCCTTATACGTTGACACGTTAGAACCGCCAACAAGCGCGTTTATCATCCTTGTCAAAGACGTTGCGTCAACCCCAGCGTCTGCCGCGCGGTCACGGTCAACGATGAGCTTTAACTCCGGAAGACCGACGTCATAGTCGGTATCCACTCCAACGACCCCTGGAATCCGCGAAAACTTCTCGGCAATGATCCCAGAATACTTATCAAGCTCCTCGAGTGTCGGGCCTTTTATGACGTACTCGATTTGCGGCCCTCTTTGCGCGCCAAACCCAACGCTGAATTCGTTTATAAAGGCCTTGAGTCCGGGCTCGACATTAAGCTTTCGCCTTAACTCGCTGATTACCTCTGCCTGCGAGCGTTTCCTGTTGCCCTTCGGTATCATTCGCACGAAGCATATGCCCTTGTGGGCGCCGCTGTTTCCAAAGCCAACGACAGCAAAGTAGCTTCGTATCTCCGGAGTATCGGAGAGAACCTTCTCGATAAACCGAAGCTTCGAATCCGTGTACTCTATGGAAGAGCCGACCGGCGCCTGGTACGCTATCATGAACCTCGACTGGTCTTCCTTTGGCATGAACTCCTTACCGAGCATCATCCATACGACTAAACTGAAAAGGAATATACCGATTGCCGCTGCTATTACGAGCCCCCTTCTCTCGAGCGCCTTTGCAAGGTACTCGGCATAAAGCGTCTCGACCTTCGCGTACAATTCATCGAACTTCCTGAAAAGCACGAACTCGCTTTCCTTCATAGAAAGGAACTTGGATGAAAGCATGGGCGTTGACGTAAGAGCGACAAAGAGCGAGATGAATATAGAGATTGCGACTGTAAGACCAAACTCGTAGAAGAAGCGTCCGACAACGCCGCTCATGAACGCAACCGGTATGAACACCGCGGCAAGCGCGAATGACGTTGCCATGGCGGCAAAGGCAATCTCAGAGGCGCCGTCCCTTGCGCCATCGACTTTGCCTTTTCCGCGCTCACGGTGGCGCTGGATGCTTTCGATTATTATGATAGCGTCGTCTATGACAACGCCGACCGCAAGAGTCAGCGCAAGCATGGTCATGGAATTTAGCGTAAAGCCGAAGAAATACGTAAACATGAATGTGCCGATTATCGAGAGCGGTATGGTAATGCCGGTGATAATCGTTGCAGAGGGGCTCTTTAAAAATACGAGCACGACAAAGGCAGCGAGTATGCCCCCAAAAATCAGGGCAAAGTACATCTCGTGCATGCTGTCCTTGACGAATACGGAACTGTCAAAAGCAACGTCGAGCGTCATGCCTGCCGGAAGTATTGCCTTTGCCCTCTCGAGCTCGGCCTTGACCATGTCGGCCACTTCAACAGTATTCGCCCCTGCCTTCTTTCTTATGCCGAGGCCTACGGCAGAAACGCCCTTATACCTTGCGATGCTCGTCTTATCTATAAGGCCGTCTTCCACACGGCCGATGTCCTTCATCCGTATGGGAGCGCCTTTACTGTAGGCGACGATGAGCTCGGAGAACGACCTTACGTCCTTGAACTCGCTGTCCACCTTGACGCTAAACTCGATTTTGTCGCTACGGAGAAACCCGCCCGGAAGCTCGACGTTCTCCCGCTTTACGGCGTTAACCACGTCGTCTGCGGTAACGCCAAGGGCCTCGAGCCTTGTCCTGTCTATCCAGAGCCTTACCGCCCTGTCGCGCCTTCCGCCCGCCATGACGGAACCAACGCCGCTTATGGTCTCAAGCCTCGGTTTGAGCACCTTGTCGGCGAAGTATGTGAGGTCCTGGATTTTCCTGTCGCCCGACACAGCCACCCACATGATGGGCTGCGCCTGCATGTCGAGCTTGCTGATAGTCGGCGGCTCTACGTCGTCGGGAAGCCGTCTTGCAGCCCCGGCAACGCGGTCCCTTACGTCCTGGGCCGCGAGGTCTATGTCGCGGTCAAGCTCGAACTCGATTGTTACGATGGAAGCGCCGTGCGAGGAAATACTCGTGACCTTCTTTACGCCCTCGAGGGTCGCGACCTCTTCCTCTATGATGTCAGTAACGTTTTCCTCGACAATATCAGGGCTCGCGCCCTCGAGAAGAGTGGTAACGGTGACAGTTGGCATCTCGACCTTTGGGAACTGGTCGATGCCGAGCCTTACGAGGCTTATCACGCCAAACAGTATTATGGCGGCCATTATCACGAAGGTCGTGACAGGCCTTCTTATGGACATCTCAGGAAGAAACATTCAAAAACCTTTCGAAAAAAGAAAAACTGAAAAAGCGGCGCCTAATGCTTTGGCGGCGCCGCAGCGCCTGCGGCCTTGACCTTCGCGCCTGTTGACAGGTTCTGCGCGCCGTCTACGACTATCTCCTCGCCATCGAGAACGCCGCCTGTTATGACGACCTTGCCCTCGACCCTGTCGCCAAGCGTAACAACGCGCTCCTCAACGTTCTCGCCTTTTACAACGAACACGACGTCCTTACTTTCCTTCATAACTATGGCGTTCTCCGTTACGAGGAACACGCCCTCGAGCGTGCCCGTTGAAATGGAGAGCTCAGCAAATAGCCCGGGCTTTAGTAACCCCTTTGAATTGTCTATCTCCGCCTTGACCGTAAATGTGCGCGTTGAAACGTCAACGCTTGGCCCTGTGAAGTACACCTTGCCCTCGAATGTCCCTTCTATGGAATTCACCGTGAGCCTCGCCTGCTGCCCGGCCTTAACGGCATTGACGTAGCGCTCCGGGATAGAGGCCGTCACCTTCATGGGGTTCGAATCTATTAGCTTAAAGAGCTTACTGCCCTGCGTTACATACGCGCCGACTGTCACGTAGCGCTCGGCAAGGATGCCCGAGAACGGCGCCTTTACCCTCGAATCATCAAAATTCTTCTTTGCAATAGACAGCTCCGCGCGCTTACTGTCGAGGTTGCCAACAGCGGAATTTTTAAGGTTCAACGCCTCGTCGTACTTGGACTGCGTGACCATGCCGTCCTTCAGGAGTTCCTTGTTACGCTCGTAGTTCTTCACGGCAAAGGCCGCATCCGCCTCGGCCTTCTTGAACTCGCCATCTTTTCTCTTAACTTCGAGAAGGAAACGGTCCTCATCGAGTATCAAGAGCGCCTCTCCTTTTTCAACAACACTTCCCTCGTCCTTCACAAGCTTCGTAAGCTTTGCGCTAACGTCCGAGCTTACGAGCACCTCCTGGTCCGCCTCGAGCGTGCCAACGGCCTTGACAGTTACGTCGAAGTTCGTCTTTTCGGCCTTCCACGTCCTTACGCTGTAGGTCTGGGCAAAGCCTCCGGGGCCGCCCGGGCCGCCGCCCTTCTTACCCCCGCCGCCCTTTACAATGACCACAACGGCCGCAAGCGCCACTATGACTATAAGCGCTATGATAAGCGGCTTTTTCTTTATCGAATCGAATTTACCCATCTATAATCGCTCCCTCTTGTGATAAAAAACATGCCAATTTTAACGCTCCGAGACCGGAAGCTTTAGCCTCACGGTTACCTCGTCAAAGAGCACGCCAATGCTCCGCTTAAGCTCTATTACGCTTAGCTCATAGGAAAGCGACGCCCTCGAGAACCCAAGCTCCGCGCCAACAAGCGTTGTCTCTGCCTCCACAAGCCCTATGTTGTCGGCAAGGCCGTACCTGTACTGCTTAAGCACGACCTCGTAGTTCTCCTTTGCAAAGGCAAGGGCCTTTTCATACGAATCAACGAGCGCCATGGCGGACTTCATGTCGTTTAACTTACGCCTTACGTCCAACTCTATATCGCGCCTTGCAGATACCCTCATTAAGGACGCCTCTCTAAACTTGCTCTTTGCCTGCCGAAGTTCGGCAACCCTTAAGCCTCCTTCAAATATCGGGAACTTGACGTTAATGCCGCCGTAGACGTACTCGTCTATATACTCGGTCGGAAGCGGCGTCTGGTCTCGCTTTACATAAACTCCTTCCAATGAAACGGTCGGCAGGAACTGCCCCCTTGCGTACCCGACGCCGGAGGATGCCGCGCGTTCAAGGTATTCAAGCTGCTTATAATCGCGCCGCTTCTCAAGGGCCGTTAGAATGAGCTTATCGGCGTTATCCTCAACGGTCTTGAACCATTCAACGAGCCCTGGCATTTGCGGCACGAGCGTGTACTCGCCTTTTAGAGCGGTGAGCCTCTCGAAATAACTTACAGCATTGACATGAGCGCCGTCGGCAACAACGACGTCGGCCCTCTTGGCAGCTGCCTCTGCCTCTGCCCTCAAAACGTCGGCCTTTGTAGCGCTTCCGACCTCGAACCGCTTTTTACTAAGCGTCAGCAGGTCCTCTGCTCGCTTAAGCGAGGACTTTCTTATATCCAATTCGCGCATCGAGGCAAGAAGGTTATAGAAGGCCCTCGAGCCCTTTACTATGGCGTCCTCCTTCGCGTCCTCGTGCATGGCCTTGGAGCCCTTGCTTAAGAACCCGGCCTGCCTGATGGCGCTAAACTCCTTACCTCCGCCAAAGATAGTCTGCTCGACCCTTGCCTCGTAACGCGTCGTATCCTCTGGCTGGAGAAGAACGCCGGAGGCGCTGTACTTATCTTCACTGTATTTGGTGTAGTTGCCGCTAAGGGTCACGGACGGAAGTATCCTTGAGTACGCCCTGTGCTTATCGAGCCTGTCCTGAAAGGCCTCTTCGCCGGCAATAAGCACGGACTCGCTATTCGAGAGCGTAAGCTTCCACGCGTCGTAGAGCGAAACACTCTCCCCTGCATTTGCGCCCGAAGGCACAGATACTAAAATAATTAGCGCGGCCACTGCCGCAGTTATCCTGAATACCGTCATTACGAACTAACCTCCTGCCCTGCCGGCCCTTGACATGCCGTTTAAGAATATATCCACAAACGCGTCCGCTACCTCGTTAAGCGGCCTCTTGAACATCGATTTGAAACCGAATATCTCCTGCATCATGGAATAATGCGCTATCATGCCAAGAAATGCCCTTGAGGCGAGCATCGGGTCGGTCTTTTTAATATCTCCGGAAGCAGCCATTCCCTGTATGATCCCCGATATGGCATTTAACATCTCCATGCCCCTGGACTTTAGAAATATCTCGCTAAACTTCTGCCTCTCGAGCGCGCTATAGAGAAGAAGCCTCGCAAACGACGAGTCCTCGGCATACCTTTTCATCATGAAGAGGGCCATGGCACGAAGCGCTTCTTTGCCGCTTTTGCCGTCCATCTCCTTCTCTATAAGGAAGCGGCCCGAGGAGTCGTTACAGCATCTGTCTATTATAGCCTTGAAAAGGTCGTCTTTCTTTTTAAAGTACTTGAATATCATTGCCTCGCTAACGCCGACCTCTTCGGCTATCGCGCGCGTGGTAGTGCCCTTAAACCCCTTTTTGGCGAAAAGCCTTCCGGCGGCCTCGATAATCGAGTCCTTTCTCGCCCCTGCCGAGACCTTCTTTGGTTTTAACGTTTTTACTTTTTTTGTCTTCGATGCCATAAGATATTTGCGCTTTACACCCCTGACGCCCTAAAGCCCGCCTCTATACCTGCAAGACCTTCTGGTAAGTAAGTGCTTACTAACAAACATATCGAGTATACCCCAAGCCCGCGCCGCTGTCAAGGCCGCAAAGCGGGTTTGACAAAAGCGGCTTAAAGGTCTACAATTATGACATACTCGCCTCTCTATCACAGCGCCGCACTCGGAGACCTTACATGGAAGAGCAAAAGAACTTCGACGAAGTGGTCGACTGGCTGATAAAACTGGAGACCTCGGCCAGGGACTTCTACAGAGCCGCAGCCACCCACTTCAAAGAGGACGCCCTCTTAAGTGAATTTCTCTCGAACCTCGCGATGGACGAGGACATGCACCTCGATATCATCCTTAAAGGCTCTGAGCTTATAAAGAAAAGCGGCGGCCAGTCCCCTGCCCTCGCCTTTGCCCCTGATGCCGGCCAGATGAATGAGTGCATCGGGGCGCTTGAAAACGCGCGACAGAAGGTTAAAGCATCCTCCCTCACAAAGGAAGAACTGCTTGAAACAG contains these protein-coding regions:
- a CDS encoding efflux RND transporter permease subunit, which codes for MFLPEMSIRRPVTTFVIMAAIILFGVISLVRLGIDQFPKVEMPTVTVTTLLEGASPDIVEENVTDIIEEEVATLEGVKKVTSISSHGASIVTIEFELDRDIDLAAQDVRDRVAGAARRLPDDVEPPTISKLDMQAQPIMWVAVSGDRKIQDLTYFADKVLKPRLETISGVGSVMAGGRRDRAVRLWIDRTRLEALGVTADDVVNAVKRENVELPGGFLRSDKIEFSVKVDSEFKDVRSFSELIVAYSKGAPIRMKDIGRVEDGLIDKTSIARYKGVSAVGLGIRKKAGANTVEVADMVKAELERAKAILPAGMTLDVAFDSSVFVKDSMHEMYFALIFGGILAAFVVLVFLKSPSATIITGITIPLSIIGTFMFTYFFGFTLNSMTMLALTLAVGVVIDDAIIIIESIQRHRERGKGKVDGARDGASEIAFAAMATSFALAAVFIPVAFMSGVVGRFFYEFGLTVAISIFISLFVALTSTPMLSSKFLSMKESEFVLFRKFDELYAKVETLYAEYLAKALERRGLVIAAAIGIFLFSLVVWMMLGKEFMPKEDQSRFMIAYQAPVGSSIEYTDSKLRFIEKVLSDTPEIRSYFAVVGFGNSGAHKGICFVRMIPKGNRKRSQAEVISELRRKLNVEPGLKAFINEFSVGFGAQRGPQIEYVIKGPTLEELDKYSGIIAEKFSRIPGVVGVDTDYDVGLPELKLIVDRDRAADAGVDATSLTRMINALVGGSNVSTYKEGGTRYDVRVKLDENLKVEPQDILALTVRNKHGAPVRISNFVTVDQGVGANVINRRDRERSIAVTANLEKGKTLGSAIADLDKIAKEVLPSEGFTTGLSGGAEQFKETFFSMIFAFFLASVITYMVLASLFESFAHPFTVMLALPLSIIGALGALFVTGNTVNIYSMIGITLLIGLVTKNSIILVDYTNRLRSEGMEMYAALRKAGPIRLRPILMTAFSTIFGVLPTAVGFGAGSESRSPMAIATIGGVMTSTFLTLFVIPAAYTIVDEFVRRIKKAGPDVAKSATAQADTDDLPEAVDFIEEPSDTHAKDYDTRGRRDY
- a CDS encoding efflux RND transporter periplasmic adaptor subunit, with the protein product MGKFDSIKKKPLIIALIVIVALAAVVVIVKGGGGKKGGGPGGPGGFAQTYSVRTWKAEKTNFDVTVKAVGTLEADQEVLVSSDVSAKLTKLVKDEGSVVEKGEALLILDEDRFLLEVKRKDGEFKKAEADAAFAVKNYERNKELLKDGMVTQSKYDEALNLKNSAVGNLDSKRAELSIAKKNFDDSRVKAPFSGILAERYVTVGAYVTQGSKLFKLIDSNPMKVTASIPERYVNAVKAGQQARLTVNSIEGTFEGKVYFTGPSVDVSTRTFTVKAEIDNSKGLLKPGLFAELSISTGTLEGVFLVTENAIVMKESKDVVFVVKGENVEERVVTLGDRVEGKVVITGGVLDGEEIVVDGAQNLSTGAKVKAAGAAAPPKH
- a CDS encoding TolC family protein, with translation MTVFRITAAVAALIILVSVPSGANAGESVSLYDAWKLTLSNSESVLIAGEEAFQDRLDKHRAYSRILPSVTLSGNYTKYSEDKYSASGVLLQPEDTTRYEARVEQTIFGGGKEFSAIRQAGFLSKGSKAMHEDAKEDAIVKGSRAFYNLLASMRELDIRKSSLKRAEDLLTLSKKRFEVGSATKADVLRAEAEAAAKRADVVVADGAHVNAVSYFERLTALKGEYTLVPQMPGLVEWFKTVEDNADKLILTALEKRRDYKQLEYLERAASSGVGYARGQFLPTVSLEGVYVKRDQTPLPTEYIDEYVYGGINVKFPIFEGGLRVAELRQAKSKFREASLMRVSARRDIELDVRRKLNDMKSAMALVDSYEKALAFAKENYEVVLKQYRYGLADNIGLVEAETTLVGAELGFSRASLSYELSVIELKRSIGVLFDEVTVRLKLPVSER
- a CDS encoding TetR/AcrR family transcriptional regulator is translated as MASKTKKVKTLKPKKVSAGARKDSIIEAAGRLFAKKGFKGTTTRAIAEEVGVSEAMIFKYFKKKDDLFKAIIDRCCNDSSGRFLIEKEMDGKSGKEALRAMALFMMKRYAEDSSFARLLLYSALERQKFSEIFLKSRGMEMLNAISGIIQGMAASGDIKKTDPMLASRAFLGMIAHYSMMQEIFGFKSMFKRPLNEVADAFVDIFLNGMSRAGRAGG